From Janthinobacterium sp. 67, a single genomic window includes:
- a CDS encoding FTR1 family protein: MFYRNLDRWLMAMLLATFTLIGGSAHAADTTESKAKQIWQLLDYVAVDYGGAIANGAVLKTSEYTEMQEFATTAERQLRELPGQTGKDVLLQQAAELRGAVANKADPVTVARLAHALSSAVQKAYPFPVAPATMPDLARGAQLFQAHCAACHGPQGRGDGPLAASLNPKPTVLAEHLRARERSLFALHQVISNGVQGTAMQGFDSLSDEDRWALAFFVGTLSYAESDKAEGAKLWQTKAQARQTVANLNALTQTSEHVLADRLDEPSAKALTAYLRANPSALNANKPKGTSIAKAKLAESVAALQGGNRAAATKLALSAYLDGFEPVEPALATRNRPLFEKIEAAMVSYRALLANGTPADVQAAQQQLQGFLDEADNVLALSENDAVAAFVGALTILLREGLEALLVVVAMLAFLKKAERKDVVAYVHAGWVAALAAGGVTWVVATYLVGVSGASRELTEGFSSLFAAVVLLGVGMWMHQKSVAGRWQVYLKEKLSTALNKRTAWFLFSLSFVAVYREVFETVLFYTALWTEGNGWPLLAGLGTGMALLALLAVVLLRTSARLPIGQFFAASSLLVAVLAVILAGKGIAGLQEAGLLHTSPVAIPRIDLLGIHPSWETLLAQVAVLLIVVGAFTVNLRAANRVTTQRS; encoded by the coding sequence ATGTTTTATCGAAATCTTGATCGCTGGTTAATGGCAATGCTGCTGGCGACTTTTACATTGATCGGCGGGTCGGCACACGCCGCCGATACCACCGAATCCAAAGCCAAGCAAATTTGGCAGCTCCTGGACTACGTGGCCGTTGATTACGGCGGTGCGATAGCCAATGGCGCGGTACTGAAAACATCGGAATACACCGAAATGCAGGAGTTCGCTACCACGGCCGAGCGTCAGTTGCGCGAACTGCCGGGCCAGACTGGCAAGGACGTCTTGTTGCAACAGGCCGCCGAACTGCGCGGCGCGGTGGCGAATAAAGCCGATCCGGTCACCGTAGCGCGACTGGCACATGCTCTGTCCAGCGCCGTGCAAAAGGCATATCCGTTCCCGGTGGCTCCAGCCACCATGCCGGATTTGGCACGGGGCGCGCAGTTGTTTCAGGCGCATTGCGCGGCATGTCACGGCCCGCAAGGGCGAGGCGACGGGCCCTTGGCTGCGTCCCTGAATCCCAAACCGACCGTGCTGGCCGAGCACCTGCGGGCGCGTGAACGGAGTCTGTTCGCGCTGCATCAGGTCATCAGCAATGGTGTCCAGGGAACCGCGATGCAGGGCTTCGACTCACTGTCGGACGAGGATCGCTGGGCGTTGGCCTTCTTCGTCGGTACGCTGTCCTATGCAGAGAGCGACAAGGCGGAAGGGGCCAAGCTCTGGCAAACGAAAGCACAGGCTCGTCAGACGGTCGCCAATCTGAATGCACTGACGCAAACCTCTGAGCATGTCTTGGCGGACAGGCTGGATGAACCGTCAGCCAAAGCGCTGACCGCATACCTGCGCGCCAACCCGAGTGCGCTGAACGCAAACAAACCGAAAGGCACCTCGATTGCCAAGGCCAAGCTCGCCGAGAGCGTGGCAGCATTGCAAGGCGGGAATCGTGCGGCCGCAACCAAGCTGGCCTTGTCCGCCTACCTCGATGGCTTCGAACCGGTCGAACCGGCACTCGCCACCCGCAACCGTCCGCTGTTCGAGAAGATCGAAGCCGCGATGGTGTCCTACCGGGCATTGCTGGCCAACGGCACGCCTGCCGACGTGCAGGCCGCACAACAGCAGTTGCAAGGTTTTCTTGATGAGGCAGACAATGTGCTCGCACTCTCGGAAAACGATGCTGTGGCGGCCTTCGTTGGGGCGTTAACCATCTTGCTGCGTGAGGGCTTGGAAGCCCTGCTGGTGGTTGTGGCCATGCTGGCCTTTCTCAAGAAGGCCGAGCGCAAGGACGTGGTGGCTTATGTGCATGCTGGCTGGGTGGCCGCACTGGCGGCCGGCGGCGTCACTTGGGTCGTGGCGACCTACTTGGTCGGCGTCAGCGGAGCGAGCCGGGAATTAACGGAAGGCTTCTCGTCGCTCTTCGCTGCTGTGGTACTGCTCGGTGTCGGCATGTGGATGCACCAAAAGAGCGTTGCGGGTCGCTGGCAGGTTTACCTCAAGGAAAAACTGTCCACGGCACTCAATAAACGCACGGCGTGGTTCCTGTTCTCGCTGTCTTTCGTTGCGGTGTACCGCGAGGTGTTCGAGACGGTACTGTTCTATACCGCCCTCTGGACAGAGGGTAATGGCTGGCCACTGCTCGCTGGCTTGGGAACAGGCATGGCGCTTTTGGCGCTGCTTGCAGTCGTATTGCTGCGCACCAGTGCGCGACTGCCGATTGGGCAGTTTTTTGCGGCGAGTTCCTTGCTAGTGGCAGTGCTCGCGGTGATCTTGGCTGGCAAGGGTATTGCAGGGCTGCAAGAGGCCGGACTGTTGCATACCAGTCCGGTTGCAATTCCACGCATTGACCTGCTGGGCATCCATCCGTCATGGGAGACGCTCTTGGCGCAGGTCGCCGTACTGCTCATCGTTGTGGGAGCCTTTACCGTCAATTTGCGTGCGGCGAACCGGGTGACAACTCAGCGAAGCTGA
- the cadR gene encoding Cd(II)/Pb(II)-responsive transcriptional regulator, whose protein sequence is MKIRIGELAKRTGCEIVTIRYYETEGLLPPPARSEGNFRLYVEEHVERLKFIRHCRSLDMKLSEIRALLGLRDNPTQDCGEVNALLDAHIQQVEMRVEALLQLKQHLVTLREKCPGAQLVDACGILQGLTDHSCHSVSTSNLSVA, encoded by the coding sequence ATGAAAATCAGGATTGGCGAACTCGCCAAACGGACAGGGTGCGAGATTGTGACCATCCGTTACTACGAAACTGAAGGACTATTGCCGCCACCCGCGCGCAGTGAGGGCAACTTCAGGCTGTATGTTGAGGAGCACGTCGAGCGCTTGAAGTTCATCCGCCATTGCCGTTCGCTCGACATGAAGTTGAGCGAAATCCGAGCACTGCTGGGCCTGCGAGACAACCCGACTCAGGATTGCGGCGAAGTCAATGCGCTACTGGATGCCCATATCCAGCAGGTGGAAATGCGCGTGGAAGCGTTGTTGCAGTTAAAGCAGCACTTGGTTACTTTGCGCGAGAAGTGCCCCGGTGCTCAACTGGTAGACGCGTGCGGCATCCTTCAAGGGCTGACCGATCATTCTTGCCATTCCGTTTCCACCTCAAATTTGTCTGTCGCTTGA
- a CDS encoding heavy metal translocating P-type ATPase, giving the protein MSECGSKGCGCSTMPVIQPTVQAQSKAESPQAVYRIENMDCPTEEALIRSKLARLPGVVGLDFNLMQRTLAVRHELPSLSPVEQALMAIGMHAVRMDEASAGQTTKLAIAKMDCPTEEALIRNKLATVAGVADLDFNLIQRTLAVRHAPHTLPDVLAALKSLEFDVQVLDAKDDTPSSAALTPASTNWWPLGISLVAASAAEGVYWLYNGNHWSVMVLALVAIFTGGLSTYKKGWIALKNRNLNMNALMSIAVTGAMLIGHWPEAAMVMVLFALAEVIEAKSLDRARNAIRGLLDLAPERATVQQPDGTWREVGVKQVAIGSRVRIKPGERIALDGEILEGHSTVNQAPITGESLPVEKAPGDPVFAATINESGSFEYRVTAMASNSTLARIIHAVEAAQGSRAPTQRFVDQFARWYTPVMFGIAITVALVPPLFMGAAWLDWIYRALVLLVVACPCALVISTPVSIVSGLAAAARHGILIKGGVYLEAGHKLRWLALDKTGTITHGKPAQTDFIAWANASPTSSRSIAASLAARSDHPVSKAVAQAANAEGVALHEVIEFAALPGRGVRGSIDGATYHLGNHRLLEELGRCTPELEQRIAAIETEGKTVVILVGASGTQALIAVADTIKDSSRNAIAELHAMGINTMMLTGDNPHTALAIAAQAGIDRAQGNLLPQDKLREVEQLAQIGKVGMVGDGINDAPALARADIGFAMGAAGTDTAIETADVALMDDDLRKIPTFVRLSRATAQVLTQNIVLALGIKVVFLVLTFTGHATMWMAVFADMGASLLVVGNGLRLLRR; this is encoded by the coding sequence ATGAGCGAATGCGGTTCAAAGGGGTGCGGCTGCTCGACCATGCCTGTCATCCAGCCCACGGTGCAAGCCCAATCCAAGGCCGAATCGCCCCAAGCGGTCTACCGGATCGAGAACATGGACTGTCCCACGGAAGAGGCGCTGATCCGTAGCAAGCTGGCAAGGTTGCCGGGTGTGGTCGGACTCGACTTCAACCTGATGCAGCGCACCTTGGCCGTGCGGCACGAACTGCCGTCGCTATCCCCAGTTGAGCAAGCCTTGATGGCCATCGGCATGCACGCCGTGCGCATGGACGAAGCATCGGCCGGGCAAACCACCAAACTGGCCATTGCAAAGATGGATTGCCCGACCGAAGAGGCTCTGATCCGCAACAAGCTCGCCACGGTGGCCGGGGTTGCCGATCTTGATTTCAATCTGATCCAGCGCACGCTGGCCGTGCGCCATGCACCTCACACACTGCCGGATGTCTTGGCCGCATTGAAATCGCTCGAATTCGATGTGCAAGTGCTCGATGCAAAGGACGACACCCCCTCATCTGCGGCATTGACGCCCGCCTCTACCAACTGGTGGCCGCTCGGCATTTCCTTGGTCGCGGCATCGGCTGCGGAAGGTGTCTATTGGCTCTACAACGGCAACCACTGGTCGGTCATGGTTTTGGCATTGGTCGCCATCTTCACGGGCGGCTTGTCCACCTACAAGAAGGGTTGGATCGCGCTCAAGAACCGCAATCTCAACATGAACGCGCTGATGTCGATTGCTGTCACGGGCGCGATGTTGATCGGCCACTGGCCGGAAGCGGCGATGGTGATGGTGCTTTTCGCATTGGCCGAGGTGATCGAAGCCAAGTCGCTGGATCGCGCCCGCAACGCCATCCGTGGCTTGCTCGATCTTGCCCCGGAACGAGCCACGGTGCAGCAGCCGGATGGCACATGGCGCGAAGTGGGGGTTAAACAGGTTGCCATCGGCAGCCGGGTTCGCATCAAGCCGGGCGAACGCATCGCGCTGGATGGGGAGATATTGGAAGGGCACTCCACCGTCAACCAAGCACCGATCACCGGCGAAAGCCTGCCGGTCGAGAAAGCGCCGGGCGATCCGGTGTTCGCCGCCACCATCAACGAATCCGGCTCGTTCGAGTATCGCGTCACGGCCATGGCCAGCAATTCCACGCTGGCCCGCATCATCCACGCGGTGGAAGCCGCTCAAGGCAGCCGCGCGCCGACTCAGCGCTTTGTCGATCAGTTCGCCCGCTGGTACACGCCCGTCATGTTCGGCATCGCAATCACCGTTGCGCTGGTGCCCCCGCTGTTCATGGGAGCGGCGTGGCTGGACTGGATTTACCGCGCGCTGGTTTTGCTGGTCGTCGCCTGCCCGTGCGCGCTGGTGATCTCCACGCCAGTCAGCATCGTCAGCGGCTTGGCCGCCGCTGCGCGCCACGGCATTCTCATCAAAGGTGGCGTGTATCTGGAAGCAGGCCACAAGCTGCGCTGGCTGGCACTGGATAAGACCGGCACGATCACGCACGGCAAGCCCGCGCAGACCGATTTCATCGCATGGGCAAACGCATCTCCCACCAGTAGCCGTAGCATCGCCGCCAGTCTGGCGGCCCGCTCTGACCATCCGGTATCCAAAGCCGTAGCGCAGGCCGCGAACGCCGAAGGTGTTGCCCTGCACGAAGTTATCGAGTTCGCCGCGCTGCCCGGCCGGGGCGTGCGAGGTAGCATTGATGGTGCAACCTATCACCTTGGCAACCATCGGTTGCTCGAAGAGCTGGGGCGCTGCACGCCGGAACTGGAACAGCGCATTGCAGCGATCGAGACCGAAGGCAAGACCGTGGTGATACTGGTGGGCGCAAGTGGCACACAAGCCCTCATCGCGGTGGCGGATACCATCAAGGACAGCAGCAGGAACGCCATCGCCGAGCTGCATGCGATGGGCATCAACACCATGATGTTGACCGGCGACAATCCGCATACCGCGCTGGCGATTGCCGCTCAGGCAGGGATCGACCGTGCGCAGGGTAATTTGCTGCCACAGGACAAGCTGCGCGAGGTCGAGCAACTGGCGCAGATCGGCAAGGTCGGCATGGTAGGCGACGGCATCAACGATGCCCCGGCCTTGGCGCGTGCTGACATTGGCTTTGCAATGGGGGCCGCAGGCACCGACACCGCCATCGAGACGGCCGACGTGGCTCTGATGGACGATGACCTGCGCAAGATTCCAACTTTCGTGCGCCTGTCGCGTGCGACAGCTCAAGTGCTGACGCAAAACATCGTGTTGGCGCTCGGCATCAAGGTGGTGTTTCTGGTTCTGACCTTCACCGGCCATGCGACCATGTGGATGGCCGTATTTGCTGACATGGGAGCCAGCTTGCTCGTCGTGGGCAACGGCTTGAGGTTGTTGCGCCGATGA
- a CDS encoding cupredoxin domain-containing protein produces the protein MKKMTLNAISAMLLASLSTFSIAAVPDSSPAAHSGHQHGANEQSASLVGKAGDPKKATRTVTVDMNDAMRFNPASIAVKRGETIRFVVNNSGKIKHEMVIGSESELKEHAQQMAKFPEMEHAEPNQVTLTPGKSGTIVWQFDKAGKVEFACLQPGHFEAGMKGQVVVSAK, from the coding sequence ATGAAAAAGATGACCTTAAATGCAATTTCAGCAATGTTACTGGCCAGTTTGAGCACTTTCAGCATTGCTGCGGTACCGGATAGCAGCCCAGCAGCACACAGTGGCCACCAACATGGCGCAAATGAGCAGAGCGCATCTCTTGTGGGCAAGGCGGGTGACCCGAAAAAAGCGACGCGTACCGTCACTGTCGATATGAACGACGCCATGCGCTTTAACCCAGCGTCTATTGCCGTGAAACGGGGCGAGACCATTCGCTTTGTCGTCAACAATTCCGGCAAGATCAAGCATGAGATGGTCATTGGCTCAGAGAGCGAGTTGAAAGAACATGCCCAACAAATGGCAAAGTTTCCGGAGATGGAGCATGCGGAACCCAATCAGGTGACCCTGACGCCTGGAAAATCGGGAACCATTGTCTGGCAGTTCGACAAAGCCGGCAAAGTGGAATTTGCGTGCTTACAACCCGGTCACTTTGAGGCGGGCATGAAGGGGCAGGTAGTGGTTTCTGCCAAATAG
- a CDS encoding Tn3 family transposase: MPRRSVLTPAERTGLLAFPVTDDEFVRHYTFSESDLAAIRQRRGKHNRLGFAVQLCYLRYPGFALPTDEEPPAPLLLTVGRQLRIEPEIWPQYAQRPETRREHLAELQAWLNLSPFTGADFRRLIHQLAELAQQTDRGVVIAEALIETLRQQRIIMPALDVIERVCSEALTRGTRQVYEAMTSPLAERHLRSLDDLLTVREGTKGSVLIWLRQPPGSPRPKHMLAHLDRLKAVRELLLPDDLEHAVHQNRLLKLAREGAQMTAQHLRDLEPIRRYATLVAVILDMRATLIDEIIDLHDRFMASLFSKAKRKHSDRFQQSGKTINDKVRLYWRIGRALVDAKQSGNDPFVAIEAIIPWDAFAESVTEAEALAQPENFDFLSLIGDGFSQMRRYTPIFLEALKMKAAPTARDLLAAIEVLKEMNERQSRKVPDDAPTSFVRKRWETLVGTPEGLDRRFYELCVLSELKNSLRSGDIWVQGSRQFKDFDEYLLPAPKFTLQRDQKELGIAVETDCDLFLKARLAMLESEVATVERLATANELPDAVVTDAGRLKITPLNNAVPDEADVLIQQANGLLPHLKITELLLEVDGWTDFTRHFTHLKSGDTAEDRRLLLTTILADAINLGLTKMAESCPGTTYAKLTWLQAWHIRDETYSAGLAELVNAQLHQPFAAHWGDGTTSSSDGQNFKAGGRGQFAGQVNLKYGQVPGVQFYTHINDQYAPFYPNVINATVRDSTYVLDGLLYHESDLRIEEHYTDTAGFTDHVFGLMHLLGFRFAPRIRDLADKRLYIHGDTKQYPTLAEMIGGNINVKYIRAHWDEILRLAASIKQGTVTASLMLRKLGSYPRQNGLAVALRELGRIERTLFTLDWMQNVELRRRVQIGLNKGEAKNALARAVFLNRLGEMRDRSFENQRYRASGLNLVVAAIVLWNTVYLERAVQALRDSGKKVDDTLLTHLSPLGWEHINLIGDYIWRQSKEVEQGKFRPLWAPGKS; this comes from the coding sequence ATGCCACGTCGCAGTGTATTGACACCTGCCGAGCGCACCGGCTTGCTTGCTTTTCCCGTCACTGACGATGAATTCGTCCGGCACTACACTTTTTCCGAGTCCGACCTGGCGGCGATCCGCCAGCGTCGTGGCAAGCACAATCGCCTCGGCTTTGCGGTGCAACTGTGTTATCTGCGCTATCCTGGTTTTGCCTTGCCAACCGATGAGGAGCCACCTGCGCCGCTGCTGTTGACGGTTGGGCGCCAATTGCGCATTGAGCCGGAGATTTGGCCTCAGTATGCGCAACGGCCGGAGACTCGGCGCGAGCATCTGGCCGAATTGCAGGCGTGGCTAAACCTGTCCCCCTTCACTGGCGCCGACTTTCGGCGTCTCATTCACCAACTCGCTGAGCTGGCTCAGCAAACCGACCGTGGCGTCGTGATCGCCGAAGCGTTGATAGAGACGTTGAGGCAGCAGCGCATCATCATGCCGGCGCTCGATGTCATCGAGCGGGTGTGCAGCGAAGCACTCACGCGCGGCACGCGCCAGGTGTATGAGGCGATGACATCGCCGCTGGCCGAGCGCCACCTTCGTTCTTTGGACGACTTGTTAACGGTGCGTGAGGGCACCAAGGGCAGCGTGCTGATATGGCTGCGCCAGCCTCCCGGCTCTCCCAGGCCCAAGCACATGCTGGCCCATCTGGATCGCCTGAAAGCCGTTCGAGAACTCTTGCTACCGGACGATCTGGAGCATGCCGTTCATCAAAACCGTCTGTTGAAGCTTGCCCGCGAAGGCGCACAAATGACGGCTCAGCATCTGCGCGACCTGGAGCCAATCCGTCGTTACGCCACCCTGGTGGCGGTCATACTCGATATGCGCGCGACGCTGATCGACGAAATCATCGACCTGCATGACCGATTCATGGCATCGTTGTTCAGCAAGGCCAAACGCAAGCACTCCGACCGATTCCAGCAATCCGGCAAGACAATCAACGACAAGGTGCGGCTGTACTGGCGTATCGGGCGTGCCCTCGTCGATGCAAAGCAATCCGGGAACGATCCCTTCGTCGCCATCGAGGCAATCATTCCGTGGGATGCATTCGCCGAGAGCGTCACCGAGGCGGAGGCGCTGGCCCAGCCGGAGAATTTCGATTTTCTGTCCTTGATCGGCGATGGATTTAGCCAGATGCGGCGCTACACGCCGATCTTCCTGGAAGCGCTGAAGATGAAGGCGGCGCCGACGGCGCGCGATCTGCTGGCGGCGATTGAGGTGTTGAAGGAAATGAATGAGCGGCAGTCGCGCAAGGTGCCCGACGACGCGCCCACCTCGTTTGTTCGCAAGCGCTGGGAGACGTTGGTGGGTACACCGGAAGGTCTGGACCGGCGCTTTTACGAGCTGTGCGTATTGTCGGAATTGAAAAATTCTCTGCGGTCGGGCGACATCTGGGTGCAAGGGTCGCGCCAGTTCAAGGATTTCGATGAATACCTCTTGCCGGCGCCTAAATTTACGTTGCAGCGCGATCAAAAGGAACTCGGGATCGCTGTCGAAACCGATTGCGATCTTTTTTTGAAGGCCAGGCTGGCCATGCTGGAATCCGAAGTGGCAACCGTGGAGCGCCTGGCCACCGCCAATGAATTGCCGGACGCCGTTGTCACCGATGCCGGCCGTCTTAAAATTACGCCATTGAATAACGCCGTACCTGACGAAGCCGATGTCTTGATACAGCAGGCAAACGGCTTGTTGCCGCATCTGAAAATCACGGAACTGTTACTGGAGGTCGATGGCTGGACCGACTTCACACGTCACTTCACGCACCTCAAAAGTGGCGACACGGCCGAAGATCGGCGCCTGTTGCTGACCACCATTCTGGCCGACGCCATCAACCTTGGTCTGACCAAAATGGCGGAATCCTGCCCCGGAACCACCTATGCCAAGCTGACGTGGCTGCAGGCCTGGCACATCCGGGACGAAACCTACTCGGCGGGGCTGGCCGAACTGGTCAACGCGCAACTCCACCAGCCCTTCGCTGCACATTGGGGCGATGGCACCACGTCGTCCTCGGACGGCCAGAACTTCAAGGCCGGTGGCCGGGGCCAGTTCGCCGGACAGGTGAACCTGAAATACGGTCAGGTACCTGGCGTGCAATTCTATACACACATCAACGACCAGTATGCCCCGTTCTATCCCAATGTCATCAATGCCACGGTGCGCGACTCGACCTATGTTCTGGACGGGCTGCTGTATCACGAATCCGACTTGCGGATTGAAGAACACTATACCGACACGGCCGGCTTCACCGACCATGTGTTCGGCCTCATGCACTTGCTGGGGTTTCGTTTCGCCCCGCGCATTCGCGACCTGGCAGACAAGCGCCTGTACATTCACGGCGATACAAAACAATATCCGACGCTCGCCGAGATGATTGGCGGCAACATCAATGTGAAGTATATCCGTGCGCATTGGGACGAAATCCTGCGGCTCGCCGCGTCGATCAAGCAGGGCACGGTAACGGCCTCGCTGATGCTGCGCAAGCTTGGCAGCTACCCGCGTCAAAACGGTCTGGCTGTGGCGCTGCGTGAACTGGGCCGCATCGAGCGCACGCTGTTTACGCTCGACTGGATGCAGAACGTCGAACTGCGCCGCCGTGTGCAGATCGGATTGAACAAGGGCGAGGCCAAGAACGCGTTGGCCCGCGCCGTGTTCCTGAACCGGTTGGGCGAAATGCGCGACCGGAGCTTTGAAAATCAGCGCTACCGCGCGAGCGGTCTCAACCTGGTGGTGGCGGCGATCGTGCTGTGGAATACGGTCTACCTGGAGCGGGCGGTGCAGGCGCTGAGAGATTCAGGGAAGAAGGTGGACGACACGCTACTGACTCACCTGTCGCCGCTGGGCTGGGAGCACATCAATCTGATCGGCGATTACATCTGGCGCCAGAGCAAGGAGGTCGAGCAGGGAAAATTTCGGCCGTTATGGGCACCCGGAAAGTCTTAG
- a CDS encoding recombinase family protein — translation MHGQRIGYIRVSSFDQNPERQLEQVQVDKQFTDKASGKDTQRPELDALMSFVREGDTVVVHSMDRLARNLDDLRSLVQKLTRRGIRIEFVKECLTFTGEDSPMANLMLSVMGAFAEFERALIRERQREGIALAKQRGAYRGRKKALSPEQEVNLRRRVDAGEKKATLAREFGISRETLYQYLKTDD, via the coding sequence TTGCACGGTCAACGCATCGGCTATATCCGGGTCAGCAGTTTCGACCAAAACCCGGAGCGCCAACTTGAACAGGTCCAAGTGGACAAGCAGTTCACCGACAAGGCATCCGGCAAGGATACCCAGCGGCCGGAACTCGACGCGCTGATGTCCTTCGTCCGCGAGGGCGACACGGTGGTGGTGCACAGCATGGATCGCCTGGCGCGCAATCTGGACGACTTGCGCAGCCTGGTGCAAAAACTGACCAGGCGCGGCATTCGCATCGAATTCGTCAAGGAGTGTCTGACGTTCACCGGCGAGGACTCGCCAATGGCGAACCTGATGTTGTCGGTAATGGGCGCGTTCGCCGAATTCGAGAGAGCGCTGATCCGCGAACGGCAACGAGAAGGCATCGCGCTGGCCAAGCAGCGCGGGGCCTACCGGGGGCGCAAGAAGGCGCTGTCACCCGAGCAAGAGGTCAATTTGCGGCGCCGGGTTGATGCGGGTGAAAAGAAGGCAACGCTTGCTCGCGAGTTCGGCATCAGCCGCGAGACTCTGTACCAGTACCTGAAAACGGATGATTGA
- the lspA gene encoding signal peptidase II, with protein sequence MSWKFILYDWGTLNLTLFQAINAGTPATLDPFAWFFSLVGSYWTAPLMLLSLWWWSKSATDPARGHAVRLRLAGFGMAFMLALLAAAVLKLWLDFPRPPAVLGDLVRVIGEIERHYSLPSGHATYSALVVGALWPLVGRRGRIGLMLYAGLVGWSRIAAGMHFPADVLAGWILGLSSTVLAGWLIPLAAPAWQTARRTPALIWYGVAACAVMTDQLSKLAISRMLAYGEQVEVTAFFNFVHVLNPGAAFSFLASASGWQRYFFITLGLTVSAWLVHMLRQRLNRLEAVGYSLILGGALGNVADRVLRGQVVDFLDFHWLHAHWPAFNLADVAITSGAVLLIVKGLNQSKTVDAKPIENYNHSQ encoded by the coding sequence ATGAGCTGGAAATTCATTCTCTATGACTGGGGTACTCTGAACCTCACATTGTTTCAAGCCATCAATGCGGGGACGCCAGCGACACTCGATCCGTTTGCGTGGTTCTTCAGCCTCGTTGGCAGCTACTGGACAGCGCCACTGATGCTGCTGAGTCTGTGGTGGTGGTCGAAGTCGGCCACCGATCCAGCGCGCGGCCATGCTGTGCGGCTGCGGCTCGCTGGCTTTGGCATGGCCTTCATGCTGGCTTTGCTCGCCGCCGCCGTCTTAAAGCTGTGGCTCGACTTCCCACGCCCACCCGCCGTCCTCGGCGACCTGGTGCGCGTCATCGGTGAGATTGAGCGGCACTACAGCCTGCCCAGCGGGCATGCCACCTATTCGGCGCTGGTTGTCGGCGCGCTCTGGCCCTTGGTGGGACGACGTGGCCGCATCGGTTTGATGCTGTATGCCGGGTTGGTCGGCTGGTCGCGCATCGCAGCTGGGATGCACTTCCCGGCCGACGTGCTGGCGGGTTGGATCCTCGGATTGAGTTCTACCGTTCTCGCCGGGTGGCTGATTCCACTTGCTGCCCCTGCATGGCAAACGGCGCGCCGCACACCGGCCTTAATCTGGTATGGGGTGGCCGCCTGCGCCGTCATGACCGATCAGCTCTCAAAGCTCGCCATCAGCCGCATGCTTGCTTATGGTGAACAGGTTGAAGTCACAGCGTTTTTCAACTTTGTCCATGTATTGAATCCTGGGGCTGCATTCAGTTTCCTAGCGAGCGCGAGCGGTTGGCAACGCTACTTCTTTATTACCCTGGGCCTGACGGTCTCAGCCTGGCTGGTACACATGCTGCGGCAGCGCCTGAACCGCCTCGAAGCGGTGGGTTATAGCCTGATCCTCGGTGGCGCACTCGGGAACGTCGCGGATCGCGTCTTGCGCGGGCAAGTCGTGGATTTCCTCGACTTCCATTGGCTGCACGCACACTGGCCGGCCTTTAATCTCGCCGATGTGGCCATCACGTCTGGGGCGGTTCTGCTCATTGTGAAAGGGCTGAACCAAAGCAAGACAGTGGACGCAAAGCCAATTGAGAATTATAATCATTCGCAATAA
- a CDS encoding copper resistance D family protein — MAAAISMVGSASALLSATAVMGGVGQREACPMFWMMVSTTDYGHAGCAIVVAMLVLFFVRLVGGVGRSSDIAVVLLLAIFSATRASMGHAGEEGFWTIPLAVEAIHFFAIGLWTGAVMVSGWFVLHESRIRKFDTGSTDQYLELMSQAAMLAVVAIVATGIYSTWHRVGSSEHLIHTNYGITLLVKVALVLVAIALGGYNKFLGLPAASRSSRGVTLVRVVLQVETLLLLGALFAAAILTTQQPPTAM; from the coding sequence ATGGCAGCGGCAATCAGCATGGTTGGTAGTGCATCGGCACTATTGAGCGCGACGGCGGTCATGGGAGGTGTAGGCCAACGCGAAGCGTGCCCGATGTTCTGGATGATGGTGTCGACAACCGACTACGGACATGCAGGCTGCGCCATTGTTGTGGCGATGCTTGTTCTCTTTTTTGTTCGATTAGTAGGCGGAGTTGGCCGCAGCAGCGATATTGCTGTCGTTCTGCTTTTGGCTATTTTTTCTGCAACACGGGCGTCCATGGGGCATGCGGGCGAGGAAGGCTTCTGGACCATTCCGCTAGCGGTTGAAGCGATCCATTTTTTTGCCATCGGCCTATGGACTGGTGCAGTGATGGTTTCCGGCTGGTTTGTTCTACATGAGTCGCGGATAAGGAAATTTGATACGGGGTCCACTGATCAATACCTCGAACTGATGTCCCAGGCAGCAATGCTTGCAGTAGTTGCCATTGTTGCTACTGGAATTTACAGCACATGGCACCGAGTGGGGAGCTCAGAGCATCTTATTCATACCAACTACGGCATTACCTTGCTGGTCAAAGTTGCATTGGTCCTCGTTGCCATCGCCTTGGGCGGCTACAACAAATTTCTTGGACTGCCAGCCGCCTCCCGCTCCTCCCGCGGCGTCACTCTGGTGAGAGTCGTTTTACAAGTAGAGACCTTGCTACTGCTCGGTGCACTGTTTGCGGCGGCAATTCTTACCACTCAACAACCACCTACCGCGATGTAG